One segment of Salvelinus alpinus chromosome 1, SLU_Salpinus.1, whole genome shotgun sequence DNA contains the following:
- the LOC139562165 gene encoding LOW QUALITY PROTEIN: meiosis-specific coiled-coil domain-containing protein MEIOC-like (The sequence of the model RefSeq protein was modified relative to this genomic sequence to represent the inferred CDS: substituted 1 base at 1 genomic stop codon) has translation MEFNNAVTNRISASSRGVRMAFDRFQSASAGSDSFFSSNKQQTCGTADNERLLQPYIPLPEFSLPEEPPMSYTPWSAQDDPYQLINCTQNNVKSRNLPDGNDCGSEADLYGLVSNILEEADQMDSYYTEETLSQLKSVWSPKSMSDNCQQYFQSESKVQSNFLPNHVYPESFSKAQGQPMNRGSEEFYQHFNGFDTSDQQWLLSSCNGDMDTRYSLQTQELPKPPGLPLPNVGNTYRSNTRPSKHEYNIAEKVGGFCGSGNALSDHMDAFAPSFCPQSKINSQCFDHYYEEFPGQISAKPRRTKQYTMQEVNKLASNIQTLMVGEQDNACGREPQNRQSVQMQYDNIMAEQRNFSNTRMPGQTTQAMQFKKELGGEYGAMQRETDGGMKSEELLQSDFDSKDLSGFGPQHVEYFQKTKSLSASFNPTISHQNKMAVQKGSNPLSMGLSLNQYHYSQQDQLQNKLKQQHQQPMGNCLSSGPSKMLSHSVSEFVPQHSHQMQRGPPPCIQDYSQGDGPSLHNSRAGQNQVRMGMGGLRRGASDSDFEMQLDKSRMHMAGLVADGCSSTQRLDGKTRPQTSTHMTGDGDKKQGLLQNPYLDLLGSMYGSQRFGGGNGTVNAGKNPAFLPCMYQAVNDPRQNSCHMSLNSASFNSRSSFPYGGSIPPMDLCDLLPDGEFAALNPYLNDVMGSSGENPYPGLMGGLRSPRIMRNRGGPMSQLHFHLEECYEQWRVLEKERKKTEDVLTMSYPGKRISVVTSSALPKIPPNPSRVDRLIVDQIREQAKVVSLLGKMERLRSFPLHANICSALDRHLEAIYITQARRKEEFVNTSNRQRQASAHFREDRDILLLATALRDLCLTTRKSRTALWCALQMTLPKSNMDXLDEQSTSEDTSPGRTLIQF, from the exons ACTGCGGACAATGAAAGACTCTTGCAGCCATACATCCCCTTACCTGAATTCTCATTGCCAGAAGAACCTCCCATGTCCTACACACCCTGGTCTGCACAGGATGATCCATACCAACTCATTAATTGCACCCAGAACAATGTTAAAAGCAG GAATCTCCCAGATGGAAATGACTGTGGAAGTGAAGCTGATCTCTATGGGCTGGTGTCAAATATCTTGGAGGAGGCTGATCAAATGGACAGTTACTATACTGAAGA GACATTATCCCAATTGAAATCTGTCTGGTCTCCCAAGTCAATGAGCGACAATTGCCAGCAGTACTTCCAATCAGAGTCCAAAGTGCAGTCCAACTTTCTGCCGAACCATGTTTACCCTGAGTCTTTCAGTAAAGCACAAGGGCAGCCAATGAACAGAGGTTCTGAAGAGTTCTACCAGCATTTCAACGGCTTTGATACCAGTGACCAGCAGTGGCTCCTCTCTTCCTGCAATGGAGACATGGACACTAGATACTCTCTACAGACCCAAGAGCTGCCGAAGCCACCGGGGCTACCACTGCCCAACGTGGGGAACACCTACCGTTCAAACACGAGGCCGAGTAAACACGAGTACAACATAGCTGAGAAGGTTGGAGGGTTCTGTGGGTCTGGGAACGCTCTTTCTGACCACATGGATGCTTTTGCACCCTCCTTCTGCCCCCAGAGCAAGATTAACAGCCAGTGCTTTGACCACTACTATGAAGAGTTCCCAGGCCAGATCAGCGCCAAGCCCAGAAGGACCAAGCAGTACACCATGCAAGAGGTCAACAAGCTGGCCAGCAACATCCAGACTCTGATGGTTGGTGAGCAGGACAACGCATGTGGTAGGGAGCCCCAGAACCGGCAGAGTGTGCAGATGCAGTATGACAACATCATGGCCGAACAGAGGAACTTCTCCAACACCAGGATGCCTGGGCAAACCACTCAAGCCATGCAGTTTAAGAAGGAACTAGGAGGGGAGTATGGAGCCATGCAGAGGGAGACTGATGGAGGAATGAAGAGCGAAGAGCTGCTACAGAGTGACTTTGATTCCAAAGACTTATCTGGATTTGGTCCACAACACGTTGAGTATTTCCAAAAAACAAAATCACTCTCAGCATCTTTCAATCCTACAATTTCTCACCAAAACAAGATGGCTGTCCAGAAAGGAAGCAACCCCCTCTCTATGGGCCTGAGTCTGAACCAGTACCATTATAGCCAGCAGGACCAGTTGCAGAACAAACTCAAGCAGCAGCATCAGCAGCCAATGGGAAACTGTTTATCCTCTGGGCCATCCAAGATGCTGTCCCACTCTGTGTCTGAGTTTGTACCTCAGCACTCCCACCAGATGCAGAGAGGACCACCACCGTGCATCCAGGACTACAGTCAGGGGGACGGGCCCAGCCTCCACAACAGCAGGGCAGGACAGAACCAGGTCAGGATGGGCATGGGCGGGCTGAGGAGGGGAGCCAGCGACAGTGACTTTGAGATGCAGCTGGACAAGAGCAGGATGCACATGGCTGGGCTGGTGGCTGATGGCTGCTCCTCCACTCAGCGCTTGGATGGGAAGACAAGGCCCCAGACCAGCACTCACATGACAGGAGACGGGGACAAGAAGCAGGGGCTCCTGCAGAACCCTTACCTCGACCTACTCGGCAGCATGTATGGCTCTCAGAGATTCGGCGGAGGAAATGGCACAGTCAACGCAGGGAAGAACCCAGCCTTTCTGCCTTGCATGTATCAGGCTGTGAATGACCCCAGACAGAACTCCTGCCACATGTCTCTGAACTCTGCCAGCTTCAACTCCAGATCCTCCTTCCCCTACGGCGGTTCCATCCCCCCCATGGACCTGTGTGACCTGCTGCCAGACGGGGAGTTTGCAGCTTTAAACCCTTACCTCAATGACGTTATGGGCTCCAGTGGAGAGAACCCCTACCCAGGGTTGATGGGAGGCCTCCGCTCCCCGAGGATAATGAGGAACCGGGGAGGACCCATGAGCCAGCTCCACTTCCACCTGGAGGAGTGCTATGAGCAGTGGAGAgtcctggagaaggagaggaagaag ACCGAGGACGTCCTTACCATGAGTTATCCTGGAAAGCGGATTTCTGTGGTGACCAGCAGTGCCCTCCCCAAAATCCCACCTAACCCTTCCAGAGTGGACCGTCTCATCGTGGACCAGATCCGAGAACAAGCCAAG GTGGTGAGCCTTCTGGGTAAAATGGAGCGTCTGCGTAGCTTCCCCCTCCATGCCAATATTTGTTCAGCGCTGGACAGACACCTCGAGGCTATTTACATTACCCAGGCCAGACGCAAGGAGGAATTTGTCAACACTTCAAACCGTCAGAGACAGGCCAGTGCACATTTCAGAGAGGACAGAG ATATCCTGCTGCTTGCTACAGCACTGAGGGATCTGTGTTTGACCACAAGGAAGTCCCGCACTGCCCTGTGGTGTGCCCTACAGATGACCCTACCCAAGTCCAACATGGACTAGCTGGATGAGCAGAGCACCTCTGAGGATACCAGCCCAGGGAGAACACTTATCCAGTTCTGA
- the LOC139578556 gene encoding coiled-coil domain-containing protein 43-like, translated as MAASMADAGEFEKWLNDRLDSLEVDQEVYGAYILGILQEEESDEEKEDALLGILSAFLEDEKLEDICKEIISQWAESCARSATKNKEDAEVLAIANLIEKQAQIVVKQKEVSQESRKRKEAKEAVLAQYANITDDEDEAEEEEQAFPPSGDKSLFKNTNVEEVLSRKKQQRDQAKEDSHKKKETDKMQREKDKLARQDRKDKEKKRTQKGERKR; from the exons ATGGCGGCGTCCATGGCAGATGCCGGGGAGTTTGAGAAGTGGTTGAATGATCGACTAGACTCCTTGGAAGTGGACCAGGAGGTGTATGGAGCTTATATTTTAGGAATACTTCAAGAGGAGGAGAGTGACGAAGAGAAGGAGGACGCACTGCTAGGAATTCTATCTGCGTTTTTG GAGGATGAGAAACTTGAAGATATCTGCAAAGAGATCATTAGTCAGTGGGCTGAGAGCTGTGCCCGGTCGGCAACCAAAAACAAGGAGGATG ctGAGGTACTGGCCATTGCCAATCTGATAGAGAAGCAGGCACAGATTGTGGTGAAACAGAAGGAAGTATCTCAGGAGTCCAGGAAGAGGAAAGAAGCTAAAGAAGCAGTCCTGGCTCAATATGCCAATATCACAGATGACGAGGA TGAAgctgaagaggaggagcaggcttTTCCCCCCAGTGGTGATAAAT CCCTGTTTAAGAACACCAACGTGGAGGAGGTTTTGAGCAGGAAGAAGCAGCAGAGGGACCAGGCTAAGGAAGACTCGCATAAGAAGAAAGAGACGGACAAGATGCAGCGTGAGAAGGATAAACTAGCCAGGCAGGACAGGAAGGACAAGGAGAAGAAACGCACACAGAAAGGGGAACGCAAAAGATGA